In a single window of the Anaerocolumna cellulosilytica genome:
- a CDS encoding MGDG synthase family glycosyltransferase produces MKINILTGRFGMGHITVAKAIKEHIKNSCPNVEVEVIDWFDYISPKLAQQYYIFFELIVNKGFRLYNTRYRLLENMKTDQKPELYGFFKWHFKKYIQERKPDMIISTLPLCSQLASMYKEKSGSATPLITCVTDITGHSEWINKNTDYYMVGSYIVRDKFIKKGVSPYKIYETGIPVRAGFNQNEKFTDSNHYGRRQILLMGGGLGILPAENEFYQDLEGLSNVDITVITGKNDILFQQLAGKYRNITVLGYVHNVYDYMKQADVVITKPGGVTTFEAIHAELPILSLTPFLQQEIHNAAYIEVMNIGKVIDMKGKEFIQEIRSILEEGHLEEYKNNILKIKSGLKENMEFLTQLIEAYTIDNINNTTCFCSDADKRMEALINEKISFNL; encoded by the coding sequence ATGAAGATAAATATATTAACCGGAAGATTTGGAATGGGACATATAACCGTTGCAAAGGCCATAAAGGAACATATAAAAAATAGCTGTCCGAATGTCGAGGTCGAAGTTATTGACTGGTTTGATTATATATCACCAAAATTGGCGCAACAATATTATATATTTTTTGAACTAATTGTAAATAAAGGTTTCAGATTATACAATACACGCTATCGGTTATTGGAAAATATGAAAACAGATCAGAAGCCGGAATTGTATGGGTTTTTTAAGTGGCATTTTAAAAAATACATACAGGAACGGAAGCCGGACATGATTATATCAACGCTGCCATTATGTTCACAGCTTGCCTCCATGTATAAAGAAAAGAGCGGTTCGGCTACCCCGTTGATTACCTGTGTAACAGATATCACGGGGCATTCGGAGTGGATTAATAAGAATACGGATTATTATATGGTAGGCTCCTATATCGTTAGAGATAAGTTTATAAAGAAAGGGGTATCACCATATAAGATTTATGAAACGGGAATTCCGGTCAGAGCAGGGTTTAACCAAAATGAAAAATTTACAGATTCAAACCACTATGGAAGAAGGCAAATACTCCTTATGGGCGGAGGTTTAGGAATACTTCCTGCTGAAAATGAGTTCTATCAAGACTTAGAGGGGTTGTCAAATGTAGATATTACAGTTATAACAGGGAAAAATGATATTTTATTTCAACAATTAGCAGGAAAATACAGAAACATTACTGTTTTGGGATATGTCCATAATGTTTATGATTATATGAAACAAGCGGATGTAGTTATTACGAAACCCGGAGGTGTAACAACCTTTGAAGCAATCCATGCAGAGTTACCCATCTTGAGTCTAACTCCCTTTTTACAACAGGAAATTCACAATGCTGCTTATATTGAAGTCATGAATATCGGTAAGGTTATAGACATGAAAGGCAAAGAGTTTATACAGGAGATAAGAAGTATACTAGAGGAGGGGCATTTGGAGGAATATAAAAATAATATTTTGAAAATAAAGAGCGGCTTAAAAGAAAATATGGAATTTTTAACCCAGCTTATAGAAGCATATACAATCGATAATATCAATAATACTACTTGCTTTTGTTCTGATGCAGACAAGAGAATGGAGGCGCTGATCAATGAAAAAATTAGTTTTAACCTTTGA
- a CDS encoding polysaccharide deacetylase family protein, with protein sequence MKKLVLTFDDGPNPLYTEKLLEVLNAHKVKATFFVVTKDAICNPKLIERMKQDGHEIALHSLEHRHALLSGYIYTKNDFTKSIKLLKMLNCKIRFYRPPWGVRNLYTANFTKKHNLHMVLWDVMVEDWRVKNTPGILASRINRKVFDGAIICLHDGGERHGGDYGAPLHMIKALQMVLPKLKKEGYEFVTVGEYFDNE encoded by the coding sequence ATGAAAAAATTAGTTTTAACCTTTGATGATGGTCCGAATCCGTTATATACAGAAAAATTATTGGAGGTTTTAAATGCGCATAAAGTAAAAGCAACCTTTTTTGTAGTTACTAAAGATGCAATATGCAATCCAAAACTGATTGAACGCATGAAACAGGACGGGCATGAGATTGCGCTTCATTCCCTGGAACATAGGCATGCATTGTTAAGTGGTTATATCTATACTAAAAATGATTTTACAAAAAGTATTAAACTTTTAAAAATGTTAAATTGCAAAATTAGATTTTATCGACCGCCTTGGGGTGTAAGAAACTTATATACTGCAAACTTTACGAAAAAACATAACCTGCACATGGTGCTTTGGGATGTTATGGTTGAGGATTGGAGAGTTAAAAATACGCCCGGAATACTGGCAAGCAGAATAAACAGAAAAGTTTTTGATGGTGCAATTATTTGCCTGCATGATGGAGGAGAAAGACATGGAGGAGATTATGGTGCACCTTTGCATATGATAAAAGCCCTTCAGATGGTGTTACCCAAATTAAAGAAAGAGGGTTACGAGTTCGTAACAGTTGGAGAATATTTTGACAATGAATAA
- a CDS encoding lysylphosphatidylglycerol synthase transmembrane domain-containing protein has translation MNKQIMKTKKQVAGILILLVLIAFTFCIYLRDYSLQELFRALKQVNMVYLLAGLGAMFLFVLCEGMCIYLIVKELGYKTSFIRCFEYSNAGFYFSSITPSSSGGQPAQIYFMNKDNIPLSVSSITIFYVVYVYQIVMIVQGFIMGILCSGTAIQFIMKLKYLFLFGIIVNTAVILLLFGLMYSKKFVPALVSILVRIANKLPFFNKKAGIEKKLTSSLSSYHEKAMILRKHPRLFIKVFAVTMIQMIALNIVPSLVYLGFGNRADNFWDLITCQSLLTISVSAVPLPGAEGVSQSGFLQVFNIFFQKDTMILAMLIQRVLSFYVPLIISFLLYIFTQLRVIRTSEHR, from the coding sequence ATGAATAAGCAGATTATGAAGACAAAAAAACAGGTGGCAGGAATTCTGATTCTGCTAGTATTAATTGCATTTACTTTTTGTATTTATTTACGGGATTATTCTTTACAAGAATTATTTAGAGCATTGAAACAGGTTAATATGGTTTACCTTTTGGCAGGATTAGGAGCAATGTTTCTTTTTGTTCTATGCGAAGGAATGTGTATTTATTTGATTGTAAAAGAACTAGGATATAAAACATCCTTTATAAGATGCTTTGAGTACTCAAATGCCGGTTTTTATTTTAGCTCCATTACACCCTCGTCCAGCGGAGGTCAGCCGGCACAAATATATTTTATGAATAAGGATAATATTCCCCTTTCAGTATCCTCAATCACTATATTCTATGTGGTCTATGTATATCAGATAGTAATGATAGTCCAGGGTTTTATTATGGGAATTTTATGTAGTGGCACAGCGATTCAGTTTATTATGAAATTAAAATATCTGTTTTTATTTGGTATCATTGTAAATACGGCGGTAATATTATTACTGTTTGGACTTATGTATTCTAAAAAATTTGTTCCTGCGTTAGTATCTATACTAGTTAGAATAGCGAATAAACTTCCCTTTTTTAATAAAAAAGCAGGAATAGAGAAAAAACTTACCAGCAGTTTGTCATCTTATCATGAAAAGGCTATGATATTAAGAAAGCATCCGAGATTATTTATAAAGGTCTTTGCGGTTACAATGATTCAGATGATTGCACTAAATATAGTTCCATCACTGGTTTATCTAGGGTTTGGAAACAGGGCAGACAACTTTTGGGACTTAATTACCTGTCAGTCATTGCTGACAATATCGGTTTCGGCAGTCCCCCTGCCGGGGGCAGAAGGGGTTTCGCAAAGTGGCTTTTTACAGGTATTTAATATATTCTTTCAAAAAGATACAATGATTCTGGCAATGTTAATTCAGAGAGTATTGAGCTTTTACGTGCCTTTAATAATAAGCTTTTTACTATATATTTTTACTCAGTTACGGGTTATAAGGACAAGTGAACACAGGTGA
- a CDS encoding TraX family protein yields the protein MELTKKGLTGFQLKYLAMILMVLDHIHYFFEFTGKIPIWFTMLGRVSAPLFLFCVLEGFIHTHNRKKYFLQIYSIAIVMGLIMFSFVFFGLQRPDGFYPQNQMLATLSILLVILQGIDWCSKKQWGKGLAAIIIPIILPFVAIFIGSKINSAWFVINLLNFSILPLHTWIMDGGTYFIFQGVLMYIFRKNRKVQAFVFVASTLILYGVLPLVTMEGITLEILLTKAFEWMSIFAAIPMLLYNGERGKGNKKFFYWFYPGHVYALCALSYILFYMLN from the coding sequence ATGGAATTAACAAAAAAGGGATTAACCGGTTTTCAACTAAAGTATCTTGCAATGATTTTAATGGTACTTGACCACATTCATTATTTTTTTGAATTTACAGGTAAAATACCTATTTGGTTTACTATGCTTGGAAGGGTATCCGCTCCACTTTTTTTATTTTGTGTTCTGGAGGGATTTATTCATACCCACAATAGGAAAAAATACTTTTTACAGATTTATAGCATTGCAATCGTAATGGGACTTATTATGTTTTCTTTTGTATTTTTCGGATTACAAAGGCCGGACGGGTTTTACCCCCAGAATCAAATGCTAGCAACACTTTCCATACTACTGGTTATATTACAGGGAATTGATTGGTGTTCAAAAAAGCAGTGGGGAAAAGGATTGGCAGCAATTATTATTCCAATTATATTACCCTTCGTTGCAATTTTTATAGGCAGCAAGATAAATAGTGCATGGTTTGTCATTAATCTATTGAATTTTTCTATTTTACCATTACATACGTGGATAATGGATGGTGGTACTTACTTTATTTTTCAAGGGGTTTTAATGTATATCTTTCGTAAAAATCGTAAAGTACAGGCTTTCGTATTTGTTGCTTCAACGCTCATTTTATATGGTGTTCTGCCCCTTGTTACCATGGAAGGAATCACTTTAGAAATCCTTCTTACCAAAGCTTTTGAATGGATGAGCATCTTTGCTGCTATTCCTATGTTGTTATATAATGGAGAACGAGGAAAGGGAAATAAGAAGTTCTTTTATTGGTTTTATCCGGGACATGTTTATGCTTTGTGTGCATTGTCGTACATTCTCTTTTATATGTTAAACTAA
- a CDS encoding DUF5131 family protein, translating into MAVWNPWKGCHKKSDGCANCYIHRANDRKGIDTDYIYKTEDFYKPIEKEKKGNYKMKSGQEVFLCFNSDFLVEEADEWRKEVWEMIKLRNDLHFLFLTKRIERFLIGLPEDYGEGYDHVTVSCTIENQKMAEERLPIFLKMPIKHKLITIQPMLESIHILDYLDNTIEMVVVGGESGNGVRPLYYDWVLDIREQCIQKRVNFNFRQVGSQFIKDGKTYKVQRQYLCTQARKADIEYRV; encoded by the coding sequence ATGGCAGTATGGAATCCATGGAAAGGATGTCATAAAAAAAGCGATGGCTGCGCCAATTGTTATATCCACAGGGCAAATGACAGAAAAGGTATTGATACAGATTATATTTATAAAACAGAAGATTTTTATAAGCCCATTGAAAAGGAAAAAAAGGGTAACTATAAAATGAAAAGCGGTCAGGAGGTTTTTCTTTGTTTTAACAGTGATTTTCTGGTGGAGGAAGCAGATGAATGGCGTAAAGAAGTCTGGGAAATGATTAAATTGAGAAATGACTTACATTTTTTATTCCTAACCAAAAGAATCGAGCGGTTCCTCATTGGACTGCCGGAAGACTATGGAGAAGGTTATGACCATGTTACGGTAAGCTGTACCATTGAAAATCAAAAAATGGCAGAAGAACGACTGCCAATATTCCTAAAAATGCCTATAAAACATAAGCTCATTACCATACAGCCAATGCTGGAAAGCATTCATATACTTGATTATCTGGATAACACCATAGAAATGGTTGTTGTTGGAGGAGAATCCGGTAATGGAGTAAGACCCTTATATTATGACTGGGTACTTGATATCAGGGAACAATGTATTCAAAAGCGGGTGAATTTTAATTTCAGACAAGTGGGTTCCCAATTCATAAAAGATGGGAAGACCTATAAAGTACAAAGGCAGTATTTATGCACCCAAGCAAGAAAAGCAGATATAGAATACCGGGTATAA
- a CDS encoding L,D-transpeptidase family protein, producing MANHSVNTNKKKSKKSKMKKRLILVGIGIFSPLLILYLFLAFYYNTHFYNRTTINGINTSNLTLENAEELILAEVNTYVLGLEGRNGINDRIAASSMGLHTVFDGDLGDLLKKQNSFLWPISLVKAHDMELKAILKFDEELLKAQIKNLKFFQEENVIPPVDAHISEYGENGFEIIAEDLGAKVDENKLFEAMKAAILSLQPSLSLEEADAYEKPEITADSKDLSKVMNQLKKITGAKITYEFGEDIEVLDGSKISQWLTVDDDLNVQLNEAGVKEYVDYIGKTYNSFGRTRSFMTSYGKEVIVKGGDYGWWLNRTKEVEELKNLILNGEQLIKEPVYYQTAQQYGKDDIGNTYVEVNLTAQHLFFYKDGELVVDAEFVSGNLARNYGTPTGTYPIQYKENDAILNGEDYSTPVKYWMPFNGNIGFHDANWRSTFGGVIYKTSGSHGCINMPPAKAKIMFENIKRGVAVVVYELEGTENYGKDKEDKEKEKTTKEDNVNGTVDTSPAR from the coding sequence ATGGCAAATCATTCTGTAAATACAAATAAAAAGAAAAGTAAGAAATCTAAGATGAAAAAAAGGTTGATTCTTGTGGGAATCGGAATTTTTTCACCTCTATTGATTTTGTATCTATTTTTGGCTTTTTACTATAACACACATTTTTATAATAGAACCACAATCAATGGAATTAATACCTCTAATTTGACCTTGGAAAATGCGGAAGAGTTAATATTGGCAGAAGTTAATACGTATGTCCTAGGTTTAGAAGGCAGAAATGGTATAAATGACAGGATAGCGGCTTCCAGTATGGGGTTACATACCGTTTTTGACGGAGACTTGGGGGATTTGTTAAAAAAGCAAAATAGCTTTTTGTGGCCTATTTCATTAGTAAAAGCTCATGATATGGAATTAAAGGCAATCCTGAAGTTCGATGAGGAACTATTAAAAGCCCAGATAAAAAATCTAAAGTTTTTTCAAGAAGAAAATGTAATACCGCCTGTAGATGCTCATATATCAGAATATGGAGAAAACGGATTTGAAATAATTGCGGAAGATTTAGGGGCGAAGGTTGATGAAAATAAATTGTTTGAAGCTATGAAAGCAGCGATTCTCTCTTTGCAACCTTCTCTGTCTTTAGAAGAAGCAGACGCTTATGAAAAACCGGAGATAACTGCGGATTCCAAAGATTTATCAAAGGTTATGAATCAGTTAAAAAAGATAACCGGTGCTAAAATAACGTATGAATTCGGGGAAGACATCGAAGTACTCGACGGATCAAAAATCAGCCAATGGCTGACGGTGGACGATGATTTAAATGTGCAGCTTAATGAAGCCGGTGTAAAAGAATATGTAGATTATATAGGTAAAACCTACAACTCCTTTGGCAGAACCCGCTCTTTTATGACCTCTTATGGTAAAGAGGTAATTGTAAAAGGCGGGGATTATGGCTGGTGGTTAAACAGAACTAAGGAAGTGGAAGAATTAAAGAACCTGATATTAAATGGTGAACAACTAATTAAGGAGCCGGTATATTATCAGACTGCTCAACAATATGGTAAAGATGATATCGGTAATACCTATGTGGAGGTAAATCTGACCGCACAGCATTTATTCTTTTACAAAGATGGAGAATTAGTTGTAGACGCTGAATTTGTATCCGGTAACCTTGCAAGAAATTACGGAACACCGACTGGAACTTATCCGATTCAATATAAAGAAAACGATGCTATATTAAATGGTGAAGATTATTCAACACCCGTTAAATATTGGATGCCTTTTAATGGAAATATTGGCTTCCATGATGCCAACTGGAGAAGTACATTTGGAGGTGTCATTTATAAGACCAGCGGTTCCCACGGCTGTATTAACATGCCTCCTGCAAAAGCTAAGATAATGTTTGAAAACATTAAACGCGGGGTTGCAGTTGTTGTGTATGAATTAGAAGGAACGGAGAACTACGGCAAAGATAAAGAGGATAAGGAGAAAGAAAAGACAACAAAAGAAGATAATGTGAATGGTACAGTTGATACATCACCGGCAAGGTAA
- the tnpA gene encoding IS200/IS605 family transposase encodes MDMNSLAHTKWECKYHLVFAPKFRRQIIYGKIKQDVASILSMLCKRKGIEIIEAECCRDHVHMLVRIPPKYSVSQIMGYLKGKSSLMIFERHANLKYKYGNRHFWCRGYYVDTVGKNAKKIQEYIQNQIQEDLQYDQMSLKEYIDPFTGEPVKEGKK; translated from the coding sequence ATGGATATGAATAGTTTAGCACATACGAAATGGGAATGTAAATACCATCTTGTTTTTGCACCAAAGTTTAGAAGGCAGATAATTTATGGAAAAATCAAACAAGATGTAGCTAGCATATTGAGTATGTTATGTAAAAGAAAAGGTATTGAAATAATTGAAGCAGAGTGTTGTAGAGATCATGTACATATGTTAGTAAGAATACCACCAAAGTATAGTGTCTCACAGATAATGGGTTATTTAAAAGGGAAAAGTTCGCTTATGATATTTGAAAGGCATGCGAATCTGAAGTATAAGTATGGGAACAGGCATTTCTGGTGTAGAGGATATTATGTAGATACGGTAGGCAAAAATGCAAAGAAAATACAAGAATATATTCAGAATCAAATACAAGAAGATTTACAGTATGATCAAATGTCACTAAAGGAATATATTGACCCGTTCACGGGTGAGCCAGTAAAAGAAGGCAAGAAATAA
- a CDS encoding radical SAM/SPASM domain-containing protein: MKFYKIPYKLENQLSTYTLEELDDIAKDFTLPATDSIPLTVIEENTEQCNRLILNLSELCNLACRYCYAEEGSYGQETCNKNMSLETLKKVVTRACRLYPGGIGQIQFFGGEPLLNKRVLYSAVEWIKEYTEGLGLKCPLFTIVTNGTLIDDECITLFNEYFSSVTISLDGSKAVNDGKRVFKGTHSSVFDKVAETIRRMNERERKYYICIEGTIHEGHIQEFEEKSSMESYKALYQLDVDIIHISPLIGRSDDSGESKINYNKFFEEWVKEEFKNGVGGIKTRTVANLLYAAKQHKTFGNGCGATNTDLASDVNGGLYPCFMFIGGNEYFLGDTKDSIEEQRQRIYEVRQLLKEANNNTECNKCWVKPVCAKSYGHCIGSRYLSNGSVSRPEKEICSISKCVMENIFVQSYEKYGIRKSEED, encoded by the coding sequence ATGAAATTTTATAAAATACCGTACAAGCTTGAGAATCAGCTTAGTACATATACATTAGAAGAGTTAGATGATATTGCAAAAGATTTTACACTTCCTGCTACAGATAGCATACCCTTGACTGTTATCGAAGAGAATACAGAACAATGTAACAGACTGATACTAAATTTGAGTGAATTGTGTAATTTAGCCTGTAGATATTGTTATGCTGAGGAGGGAAGTTATGGACAGGAGACTTGCAATAAGAATATGTCCTTAGAAACTCTTAAAAAAGTAGTAACAAGAGCTTGTAGGCTTTATCCCGGAGGAATTGGACAGATTCAATTTTTTGGTGGAGAGCCTTTATTAAACAAACGTGTTCTATACTCAGCGGTAGAATGGATAAAGGAATATACAGAAGGGTTGGGGTTAAAATGCCCGTTGTTTACAATAGTTACGAACGGTACATTAATTGATGATGAATGTATTACATTATTCAATGAATATTTTTCGTCAGTCACCATAAGCCTGGATGGTTCAAAAGCAGTAAATGACGGTAAAAGAGTTTTTAAGGGTACACATAGTTCTGTTTTTGATAAGGTAGCAGAAACAATCAGGCGAATGAATGAAAGAGAAAGAAAATATTATATATGTATAGAAGGAACCATACACGAAGGTCATATTCAAGAGTTTGAAGAGAAAAGTAGTATGGAATCCTACAAAGCACTATATCAATTAGACGTTGATATTATTCATATCAGTCCTCTTATAGGTCGTTCAGATGATAGTGGAGAAAGCAAGATAAATTACAATAAGTTCTTCGAGGAATGGGTGAAAGAAGAATTTAAGAATGGAGTAGGTGGTATAAAGACCAGAACGGTTGCTAATTTGCTTTATGCTGCTAAGCAGCATAAAACATTCGGAAATGGCTGTGGTGCGACCAATACTGATTTAGCATCAGATGTTAACGGTGGGCTTTATCCTTGTTTTATGTTTATTGGAGGAAATGAATACTTTTTGGGAGATACAAAGGATTCCATTGAAGAACAGCGCCAAAGGATATATGAAGTTCGCCAATTATTGAAAGAAGCGAATAACAATACAGAGTGCAATAAATGTTGGGTAAAACCAGTCTGTGCCAAATCTTATGGACACTGCATTGGGTCCAGATATTTGTCCAATGGAAGTGTATCAAGACCGGAAAAAGAAATATGTAGTATAAGCAAATGCGTTATGGAGAATATTTTTGTTCAATCCTATGAAAAATACGGCATACGGAAAAGTGAGGAGGATTGA
- a CDS encoding M50 family metallopeptidase: MSGEVILEQDEWKPHLKESVYTNDIYLNKEGKGNWVVGEYECDTQFTLPAYQKEAFDNVCTLLDGKHTIVEIADSTGIHSKEILSILQVLKSKGMLREKYSGTQTRFSEVDNLSIKLINYQFKNHLNSIKNRKIAAVLVKGMHIILLLSILVFVYLNIRNNFAAFNNTTLERWLSFGKSESNQWTGYLLINLGMVLMFVFHELGHVISGVHAGIQPEKFSFVLYLGFIPMFYVKNKNIYSLKKKDFLKVLLAGCYVNIILCIIFLDFYLFTGSEICKTLAMSNLRIFFINLWPLSLSDGYFIFSVLFRHPNLRYKFHYFIAKPKIIKKYNRMEVLYTFLSMFILVLTMSFEVTWFIGLFNISEQLKVVIVSAILCTYIIVLHFLNKRKFEINPYGSATVGVQS, translated from the coding sequence GTGAGCGGTGAAGTTATCCTAGAACAAGATGAATGGAAACCACATTTAAAAGAAAGTGTGTATACCAATGATATATACTTAAATAAAGAAGGTAAGGGCAACTGGGTTGTTGGGGAATACGAATGTGATACTCAATTTACGTTACCAGCGTATCAAAAGGAGGCTTTCGATAATGTATGTACTCTGCTTGATGGGAAACATACAATTGTTGAAATTGCTGATTCGACAGGAATTCACAGCAAAGAGATTCTATCCATACTGCAAGTATTAAAGAGTAAGGGAATGCTAAGGGAGAAATATAGCGGAACCCAGACACGATTTAGTGAAGTGGATAATCTCTCTATAAAATTAATAAACTATCAGTTCAAGAATCATCTTAATTCTATAAAGAATAGAAAGATAGCAGCAGTACTTGTAAAAGGCATGCATATAATACTACTACTGAGTATACTTGTTTTTGTATATTTAAACATTCGTAACAACTTTGCTGCATTTAACAACACAACATTGGAACGTTGGTTAAGTTTTGGTAAGAGTGAATCCAATCAATGGACCGGATATCTATTAATTAATCTTGGAATGGTACTTATGTTTGTATTTCATGAATTAGGGCATGTAATATCCGGTGTTCACGCGGGAATACAGCCGGAAAAGTTTTCATTTGTGTTATATTTGGGTTTTATACCTATGTTTTATGTAAAAAATAAAAACATATATTCCTTGAAAAAGAAGGATTTTTTAAAGGTATTATTGGCAGGTTGTTATGTAAACATAATATTATGTATTATATTTCTGGATTTCTATCTATTTACTGGAAGTGAAATATGTAAAACTCTTGCAATGTCTAATTTAAGGATATTTTTTATTAATTTGTGGCCGTTGTCACTTAGTGATGGATACTTTATATTTTCGGTTTTATTTCGCCATCCCAATCTGAGATATAAATTTCACTACTTTATAGCTAAGCCCAAAATAATAAAAAAATATAACCGAATGGAAGTCCTCTATACATTCCTTTCAATGTTTATACTTGTCTTAACAATGAGTTTTGAAGTTACTTGGTTTATTGGCCTTTTTAATATTTCAGAACAATTAAAAGTAGTAATAGTTTCAGCAATTCTTTGTACATATATAATTGTTTTACATTTTTTGAATAAGAGAAAGTTTGAAATAAATCCATATGGTTCAGCAACAGTAGGGGTACAGTCTTAA